The DNA window CTTCCAATTCACCAGATAACGGATTCAAGAAAATTTGGCCCTGGAGATCTTTCCGTAATTCGTTTTCGGAAAGGCCGCTCACCTGAATCATAAAAGCAAGATCTACGGAGCCCGTTTGATTAAGTGAAGCCGACAAAGCCTCTGAAGCGCTGCTTACAGCAACTTCTGCCGTGGAGAAACTAACTGGATGTGTAAAAATATCTGCCTTATGGATGACACCACCAACCACCCGCTCAAGAAAAGGAACTTCATTTCCGGAAGAGTCCATTTTAATGAATCTAATATTTTCGGCTGTATTTAAATTTCCATACCGTCCAATAAACTCATCATAGGTCCTATTTAAAAGCTGGCGCCCCTCTTTATCCTCCGCTCTACTTTTAGCTTCAATTTCATATAGCGAATGGTAGCTATCCCTTAGGTTGATATAGCTCTGGATTCGCTCCTGATCCTTTTTGGATAATTCAAGTGGATGAAAAATATAGGTCCCATCACGACGGTTAATTTTTAGTTTCCCGATACTGCTACCCGAAACAATTATAGTATCTTCGCGGTAAAACGGCTTCACTTCACCGTCAAAGGCCCTTACCTCATTTTTTAACACCGAATCATCTGGTAGTTCATGGAATAACGATGCGACCTCTGTAGGTTTCGTTAAGTTTGTTGATAGAGGCTTTTTTTGCACACTTTCTTTCTGATCCGATCTACTTGCCCGTCGCGGTTTATTATGACTTGTATTGACTTCATCTGCATCAAAGAAGGAAAGCTGCTGAAAATTTGTAACCTTACTTTGGCTTGTGCTTTTTCTACTTTTCTTTGCCTTTTTAACCGATAAGTCATCAATAACCTGATCGGAAAAAAGGCTTAGTTGGATCACTATTTCAGAATTACTAGAATCAGGATTTACGCTTATTGGAGTATTTAGAATTCGTTCTGATGTCAATTTATTAACAACCTCTTTCATGCTGTGTTCATCATAAAGCTCGCGGTTGAAATACTGCAGGAAAGCCTCTGAAAGCTTTAGATGAACATCCTTTGCAATTCCAGCAACTCCACCATCATGCACATGCATTGTTGTCGGCTTCCCATATTGATCAGTATCCTGAAAAGAACTTGTAGCAATAATGTGGTTTGGATTATAAAATAAGAGGTTGCAATTTTCTGTGGTCCCCATAAAATCCCTTGCACGCATAGATAAGGAACGAGGCTGTGTATTTTTTTGCAGAACAATGAGATCTGTGCCCACAGATGTGCCACTTTCTTCAAATAGATTATTCGGTAACCGTAGCGCAGCCACGAGATTGTGCTCATGCATCAATGCTTCACGGATCGGATAGTTGGAGGGACTGTTCAGAACACCCTGCGAAGTTATAAATGCTAGCAACCCTCCTTCGCGCAGTTTATCGGTACCTTTTAAAAAGAAATAATTATGGACGCTCTGTGCAGCAAATTTCCGGGCCTTATCTGTACCCCTTGAATAAGTTAGATCAAATATTGAAGTGGTTCCGAACGGAATATTACCGATAACGAGATCATATCCTGTATCTCCTTCGCCAATATTCTCAAAGCTGTCTATTCTGATATCAACATGGGAACCATACAAATTTTTCAGAATTTCCCCCGTTATTAAGTCCTGTTCATAAGCACAAATTTTTACATGATCCAGTTCTCTAAAGGGTTCAATAAAAGCTCCTACACCGGCCGATGGCTCAAGCATGCTACCAATATCTAATCCCGTTTCCAGTATTGCCTTTGCTATGCTGCCGGTAATCTCTTTCGGTGTGTAAAATGCATCTAGGATAGAACCCTTAATTTTTGCCACATAGTCGGCATACTTACTTTGATCTTCTGTATTTTCTCTGATGAGCGTAAACAATTCCTGCGTCATCGCAAAATAAGGCCGATCAGTAGCCTTCCAGCCATTGATGTCATCCGGTAATGAGACGGGATTTAAGATAAATTTCAAGCCTCCAAATCCCGCAAAATTACGTAGCAGCAGTTTTTCGTGCTCAGTTGCTTCCCGCCCCTCCTTTTCAATACTGAAACTTGTTCTGATGGCATCAATGTTCTGCCGTAAATGGCGCTTCTTATCGAATACCATTTTGCTCAATCCAAATAGCAATAAAACCTGTTAGCTCCGTATACAGCAGATCGTAATCAGTTGTATAGGCGAAATCATCAGTCAATTCATAATGCTCAAAGCATTCCTGGCATTTTGGAAGGATCTTCAGTGCAAAATCGCGATAATCGAGTTCATCAAAAACATCAGAAAATTCGTAGGACAGAACCTCAAACAGAGAATCAAATTTAGAAAAGTGCAATCCCTCATAAAGAATACCGTTAGCGATCTCATTACATTCGTTAATAGGATTGCCTGCCCTAAATGCGCCATCGTATGCGTTTGCTGCCCACCTGGCGCGCTGTTCAATAAAATTTATATCAGCAGATCTTTCTGGAAAACTTGAATCAATGTGATCCTGCAACTTTAATTTGTAATAGGAATAGTCCTGGTTATGGTTTTTCATATCGCTATAATTTTTATAAGTTTTATAGCGGTAAACCTAGCTTGGTTGAACTGCACTGTTGGCATTGTGTCCTATCCGTTCCTATTCTTGCATCGATATTCCTAAAACCTTATAAAAAAAAAGAAACCCGGAACCATTTAAGGCTCCAGGCTTCACTAACCAAATCACATCATGAACTATTTGTATTTATGTTTCTTTTTTTCTTCAAATTCAAAAGTGGTCGAACCAGATCCGTCCAGTAAGATATAAGCACTAAATGGTTTCTTATTTCTACCCACCATTTTTTTTATTAAAGGTGTCCGCCGTTTTGTTAAAAGCGCTTCAATTTCTTTGTATTGCAACTGGACACCGCAAATGTTCCGGAATAATTTCCAGCCACACTTCTGATCTGTACATTTGATTATTTTTTCTCCGAGAATTACTGAGGAGCTGCATTTTGGGCAGTTGAGATGAACGGTATTCGCTGATTTTCTTTTAATATTCAGCAGCTCATGGGTAACCTGCTGTACCATCAGCTCTACCTCAGTATGAAAAATCCCAGCATCCAGTTCTCCATTTTCGATTTTCTCAAATGCAATTTCCCACTGCGCAGTCATTGCCGCGTCAGCAATTTTCTTATCGGCTACAATTTCGTAAACAAGCATTCCCTTATCTGTAGGGACAATAGCCTTGCTTTCTCTTCTGACGTACCCGCGGTCAATTAAGGTTTCAATCACGGCAGCCCTTGTTGCCGGCGTTCCAATACCTAAGCCTTTGAGCATCTTGCGCTCCTGTTCATTTTCTACCGTAGCGCCAATATTTTCCATCTTAAGAAGCAAATCGGCGTCCGTGTATAGTGTTGGAGGCTTGGTCTTCTTTGAAAGTACCTCTAAACTGTCTATTTTAACCTGTATTCCTACTTGCAGATATGGAAAATCAGTAACCAGATCATCACCTTCCTCATCAAAATCACCGTTAATAACTTTCCATCCTGCAGAAACAATTTTGACAACCTTCAAATTGAAATCATAATGGAGAATACCAAATTTCACATCTGTGATTTCTTTATGGCATGTAGGCGAAACAGCTTCAAGCACGCGCCTAGCGATCATATCATAGAGAGCATCCTCATCAGCGTTCAATCGGGTCGGAATATTTTCCGTAATCAGGATACCATGATGGTCTGTGACTTTAACATCATTTACAATGTGTCTGTTGTAGCGTTCCCACTTGATATTGGCAACAGAATCTTTGCAGGAAGATCGTGAACCTAAGGCTAGAATAAGTGCAGGTATTTCGGGCCAGACATCTTCGGGAATATATTTGGATCCCGTTCTAGGATAGGTTATAAATTTCTTTTCGTAAAGCTGCTGGGCAATTTCCAGGGTTCGCTGAGCAGAATAACCGAGCTTTTTATTCGCCTCTTTCTGCAGTCCTGTCAGATCAAATAGCAGTGGCGCTTGACTTGTGCCAGCTTTCTGTTCTACCTGTTTTACTTCTGCCACTCCGACACGTTCCAAGGTCCTCCTTACTGATTCAGCTTTTTCTCTATCTTCAAACTTATCTGTCGAAAGACTCTTAATACGAGTACCTTCTTTTATAGAAGAAAGTTCAAGCTGAAAATAGTTTTTAACCTCAAATGATTCACACGCTAGAAAACGCTGACAAATTAGTGCAAGAGTGGGCGTCTGTACCCTTCCAAGAGAAAAAAGTCCATCACCTAAGGCAACGGTCAGCGCCTGCGTAGCATTGATTCCAACAAGCCAATCGCATTCAGACCGCTGCTTACCGGCCAGATAAAGACCATTGAAATCGCTTCCCGGCAAGAGATTTTTGAATCCATCGATGATCGCCTTTTCGGTAAGGCTGTTAATCCATAGTCGCTCAAAGGGCTTTGTGCAGCCGAGGTATTGATAGATAAACCGGAAGATAACTTCGCCCTCACGCCCTGCATCAGTCGCCACGATTATACTTTCGCACCGCTTAAATACAGACTCAACTACTGCAAGCTGCCGTTTTGATCCCTCATCATCAATAAGGCCTTTACCCGACTTTATTTTTCTTCCTATTAACTTGAATCTTGATGGAATAATGGGAAAGGACTCCCTATTGAATCCCTTAATCCCATAATCTTCCGGCATAGCAAGACCTACCAGATGTCCCAGCGCCCAGGTCACCAGAAAACCTCCGCCTTCACAATATCCGTCTTTTTTATCTGTTGCACCTACAATACGTGCAAGCTCATAAGCTACTGAGGGCTTTTCCGCAATAATTGCTTTCATCAGGATCAATTCATTTTTTGTTTTCTGGTATTTTCCTTCTTCACAGTACCGTTCTGAACCGCATTTTTATTCGTAGAAGTCCCCTCTTTTTCTTGCCCCTGCCCCTGTTTGTGTATCTCTGTCTGTTTTTGAGATTTCTCCTGATTGGGATGATCAAAATCGAATTCTAATCTTCCGCTCTCTTTATTTTGCCAGACATAGCCTGAGTAAAGTTTTGTGCCTTCTTTATTGACAATATCTTTCACATGGATCACTTCACCATCCTGCAAAAGCTTCTTTTCCTTTTCATCCAAAACCTTACCTCTA is part of the Chryseobacterium camelliae genome and encodes:
- a CDS encoding DUF1896 domain-containing protein — its product is MKNHNQDYSYYKLKLQDHIDSSFPERSADINFIEQRARWAANAYDGAFRAGNPINECNEIANGILYEGLHFSKFDSLFEVLSYEFSDVFDELDYRDFALKILPKCQECFEHYELTDDFAYTTDYDLLYTELTGFIAIWIEQNGIR
- a CDS encoding type IA DNA topoisomerase translates to MKAIIAEKPSVAYELARIVGATDKKDGYCEGGGFLVTWALGHLVGLAMPEDYGIKGFNRESFPIIPSRFKLIGRKIKSGKGLIDDEGSKRQLAVVESVFKRCESIIVATDAGREGEVIFRFIYQYLGCTKPFERLWINSLTEKAIIDGFKNLLPGSDFNGLYLAGKQRSECDWLVGINATQALTVALGDGLFSLGRVQTPTLALICQRFLACESFEVKNYFQLELSSIKEGTRIKSLSTDKFEDREKAESVRRTLERVGVAEVKQVEQKAGTSQAPLLFDLTGLQKEANKKLGYSAQRTLEIAQQLYEKKFITYPRTGSKYIPEDVWPEIPALILALGSRSSCKDSVANIKWERYNRHIVNDVKVTDHHGILITENIPTRLNADEDALYDMIARRVLEAVSPTCHKEITDVKFGILHYDFNLKVVKIVSAGWKVINGDFDEEGDDLVTDFPYLQVGIQVKIDSLEVLSKKTKPPTLYTDADLLLKMENIGATVENEQERKMLKGLGIGTPATRAAVIETLIDRGYVRRESKAIVPTDKGMLVYEIVADKKIADAAMTAQWEIAFEKIENGELDAGIFHTEVELMVQQVTHELLNIKRKSANTVHLNCPKCSSSVILGEKIIKCTDQKCGWKLFRNICGVQLQYKEIEALLTKRRTPLIKKMVGRNKKPFSAYILLDGSGSTTFEFEEKKKHKYK